In a single window of the Mus musculus strain C57BL/6J chromosome 6, GRCm38.p6 C57BL/6J genome:
- the Aplf gene encoding aprataxin and PNK-like factor isoform X2, with protein METQVWSQLHPGDSFSLLLDKYAFRVFSAESEVEMECTLRNSQMLDEDDILSEMQKSPVVNLPDKTTGASQLQGSPEITKTKCPTIDPMSSSGECRAFSEHQPRPTQRKRILPAWMLAESLSDQSLSTPAEGGDKDVIQRSGKAGTCEDRTPGNTSWHGKKRLSPSGNSKSVSAEQDPGKKCRKADQEGPGVSSENVPESSSSNIVKDPDVDIVKTNKQKDGILIEELGEVSKHKAATKPTTNEEGESCARVQSKSPPEKSQGCHPESSSAPSSPDALHTDTADPVLGCSEESKVRRTACMYGANCYRRNPLHFQHFSHPGDSDYGEVHGTDEGVIGDRPECPYGASCYRKNPQHKMEYRHSALPARVALDEDDDDVGQPSDDEDEEDYEPTDEDSDWHPGKDDEEQEDVDELLKEAKRFMRRKK; from the exons ATGGAGACGCAAGTGTGGAGCCAGTTGCATCCCGGGGATAGCTTTTCCCTGTTACTTGACAAGTACGCTTTCCGTGTTTTCTCTGCAGAATCTGAAGTGGAGATGGAGTGTACTCTGAG aaacaGTCAGATGCTTGATGAAGATGATATATTGAGTGAGATGCAGAAGTCCCCTGTGGTTAACTTACCTGATAAGACAACTGGTGCCTCACAGCTGCAAGGAAGCCCTGAAATAACCAAGACCAAGTGTCCCACCATAGATCCTATG TCCTCTTCAGGTGAATGCAGAGCTTTCAGTGAGCACCAGCCACGTCCTACCCAGAGGAAAAGAATCCTCCCAGCTTGGATGTTGGCGGAAAGTCTAAGTGACCAGAGCCTCTCCACACCAGCTGAGGGGGGAG aTAAGGATGTCATCCAGAGGAGTGGAAAAGCAGGAACCTGTGAAGATAGAACCCCAGGAAACACATCATGGCATGGGAAAAAGCGGCTTAGTCCATCAGGAAATTCAAAAAGTGTGTCAGCGGAACAAGACCCTGGGAAGAAGTGCAGAAAGGCTGACCAAGAAGGACCGGGTGTTTCTTCTGAG AATGTTCCAGAATCATCATCTTCAAACATAGTAAAGGACCCAGATGTGGATATTGTGAAGACAAATAAACAGAAGGACGGGATTTTAATAGAGGAACTTGGTGAGGTCTCTAAACATAAAGCCGCCACCAAACCAACCACAAATGAAGAGGGCGAGAGTTGTGCACGTGTCCAAAGCAAGTCACCTCCTGAGAAATCTCAAGGATGCCATCCTGAGTCTAGCTCTGCTCCCTCCAGTCCTGATGCTTTGCACACAGACACAGCTGACCCAGTGCTGGGCTGTTCAGAAGAAAGCAAGGTCCGGAGGACGGCCTGCATGTATGGGGCCAACTGCTACAG GAGGAACCCCCTCCACTTTCAACACTTCAGCCACCCTGGTGACAGTGACTATGGAGAGGTACATGGCACAGATGAAGGTGTGATTGGTGACAGGCCCGAGTGTCCCTATGGAGCGTCTTGTTACAG gaaGAACCCCCAGCACAAGATGGAATATAGGCACAGTGCACTTCCAG ccagagTTGCTCTGGATGAAGATGACGATGATGTCGGGCAACCCAGTGACGATGAGGACGAGGAAGACTATGAGCCGACAGATGAAGATTCTGATTGGCACCCAGGAAAGGACGATGAGGAGCAGGAAGATGTGGATGAGCTTTTGAAAGAAGCAAAAAGGTTTATGAGAAGGAAAAAGTAG
- the Aplf gene encoding aprataxin and PNK-like factor isoform 2 (isoform 2 is encoded by transcript variant 2) — MPSVPEGGGYEITDKRVSRRHAILEVVDSQLRIKPIHRNPCFYQSSEKSQHSPMETQVWSQLHPGDSFSLLLDKYAFRVFSAESEVEMECTLRNSQMLDEDDILSEMQKSPVVNLPDKTTGASQLQGSPEITKTKCPTIDPMSSSGECRAFSEHQPRPTQRKRILPAWMLAESLSDQSLSTPAEGGDKDVIQRSGKAGTCEDRTPGNTSWHGKKRLSPSGNSKSVSAEQDPGKKCRKADQEGPGVSSENVPESSSSNIVKDPDVDIVKTNKQKDGILIEELGEVSKHKAATKPTTNEEGESCARVQSKSPPEKSQGCHPESSSAPSSPDALHTDTADPVLGCSEESKVRRTACMYGANCYRRNPLHFQHFSHPGDSDYGEVHGTDEGVIGDRPECPYGASCYRKNPQHKMEYRHSALPARVALDEDDDDVGQPSDDEDEEDYEPTDEDSDWHPGKDDEEQEDVDELLKEAKRFMRRKK, encoded by the exons ATCCATAGGAATCCATGTTTCTACCAGTCCTCGGAGAAGAGCCAACACTCGCCAATGGAGACGCAAGTGTGGAGCCAGTTGCATCCCGGGGATAGCTTTTCCCTGTTACTTGACAAGTACGCTTTCCGTGTTTTCTCTGCAGAATCTGAAGTGGAGATGGAGTGTACTCTGAG aaacaGTCAGATGCTTGATGAAGATGATATATTGAGTGAGATGCAGAAGTCCCCTGTGGTTAACTTACCTGATAAGACAACTGGTGCCTCACAGCTGCAAGGAAGCCCTGAAATAACCAAGACCAAGTGTCCCACCATAGATCCTATG TCCTCTTCAGGTGAATGCAGAGCTTTCAGTGAGCACCAGCCACGTCCTACCCAGAGGAAAAGAATCCTCCCAGCTTGGATGTTGGCGGAAAGTCTAAGTGACCAGAGCCTCTCCACACCAGCTGAGGGGGGAG aTAAGGATGTCATCCAGAGGAGTGGAAAAGCAGGAACCTGTGAAGATAGAACCCCAGGAAACACATCATGGCATGGGAAAAAGCGGCTTAGTCCATCAGGAAATTCAAAAAGTGTGTCAGCGGAACAAGACCCTGGGAAGAAGTGCAGAAAGGCTGACCAAGAAGGACCGGGTGTTTCTTCTGAG AATGTTCCAGAATCATCATCTTCAAACATAGTAAAGGACCCAGATGTGGATATTGTGAAGACAAATAAACAGAAGGACGGGATTTTAATAGAGGAACTTGGTGAGGTCTCTAAACATAAAGCCGCCACCAAACCAACCACAAATGAAGAGGGCGAGAGTTGTGCACGTGTCCAAAGCAAGTCACCTCCTGAGAAATCTCAAGGATGCCATCCTGAGTCTAGCTCTGCTCCCTCCAGTCCTGATGCTTTGCACACAGACACAGCTGACCCAGTGCTGGGCTGTTCAGAAGAAAGCAAGGTCCGGAGGACGGCCTGCATGTATGGGGCCAACTGCTACAG GAGGAACCCCCTCCACTTTCAACACTTCAGCCACCCTGGTGACAGTGACTATGGAGAGGTACATGGCACAGATGAAGGTGTGATTGGTGACAGGCCCGAGTGTCCCTATGGAGCGTCTTGTTACAG gaaGAACCCCCAGCACAAGATGGAATATAGGCACAGTGCACTTCCAG ccagagTTGCTCTGGATGAAGATGACGATGATGTCGGGCAACCCAGTGACGATGAGGACGAGGAAGACTATGAGCCGACAGATGAAGATTCTGATTGGCACCCAGGAAAGGACGATGAGGAGCAGGAAGATGTGGATGAGCTTTTGAAAGAAGCAAAAAGGTTTATGAGAAGGAAAAAGTAG